A single genomic interval of Mycobacterium sp. DL592 harbors:
- a CDS encoding MCE family protein: MRPPTQHRLFVTGLVGALSIAGAAALALEYDKLPFVNSATRYEAYFAEAGGLRPGAAVQVAGYRVGEVSSVDLQGARVLVSFDVDEDIRLGEQTEANIRTKSLLGAKVLQITPRGTGELRQPIPLERTKAPYQLPDALGDLSATISGLDTTSVSDALTTLADTFRDTPPAVQQAVAGVGRFSESLNTRDAALRSLLDDASKATGVLSERADQIARLVADSNQLLAELAMQSSSLEQIAGNLSALAQQLQGFIDDNKTELRPTLTKLNSVLSIVDARKAGLQQAIKYLNQYAMSLGESVASGPFFKAYIANLLPGQFVQPFIDAAFSDLGLDPNVLLPSQRTDPQTGQHATPPLPVPFPRTGQGGEPHLNLPDAITGVPGDSRYPYREPLPAPQPGGPPPGPPAPDEPTATSAGGGQ; the protein is encoded by the coding sequence GTGAGGCCCCCGACCCAACACAGACTCTTCGTCACCGGCCTCGTGGGGGCCCTCTCGATCGCCGGTGCCGCCGCACTCGCTCTCGAATATGACAAGCTGCCGTTCGTCAATTCCGCCACGCGCTACGAGGCGTACTTCGCTGAGGCAGGCGGTCTGCGGCCTGGCGCGGCCGTACAGGTGGCCGGCTACCGCGTCGGTGAGGTGTCCTCCGTCGACCTGCAGGGCGCCCGCGTTCTGGTGAGTTTCGACGTGGACGAGGACATCCGCCTCGGCGAACAGACCGAAGCCAACATCCGAACCAAGAGCCTGCTCGGAGCCAAGGTTCTCCAGATCACGCCACGCGGCACCGGTGAACTGAGACAACCCATCCCGCTGGAACGGACTAAGGCGCCCTACCAACTTCCAGATGCCCTCGGCGATCTGTCGGCCACCATCAGCGGACTGGACACCACGTCGGTCTCTGATGCGCTGACGACGTTGGCCGACACGTTTCGCGACACGCCCCCGGCTGTTCAGCAGGCAGTCGCCGGAGTCGGGCGCTTCTCTGAATCACTGAACACCCGCGACGCCGCCTTGCGCAGCCTGCTCGACGACGCGAGCAAGGCCACCGGCGTGCTCTCCGAGCGTGCCGACCAGATCGCCAGGCTGGTCGCCGACAGCAATCAGCTGCTGGCCGAATTGGCAATGCAGAGCAGCTCGTTGGAGCAGATCGCCGGGAACCTGTCGGCGCTGGCCCAGCAGCTACAAGGATTCATCGACGACAACAAGACCGAACTACGCCCGACGCTGACCAAGCTGAACTCCGTCCTGTCGATCGTCGACGCGCGTAAAGCCGGCCTGCAACAGGCGATCAAATACCTCAACCAGTACGCCATGTCGCTCGGGGAAAGCGTTGCCTCCGGCCCCTTCTTCAAGGCCTACATCGCCAACCTGTTGCCGGGGCAGTTCGTCCAGCCGTTCATCGACGCAGCCTTCTCCGACCTGGGTCTGGATCCCAATGTGCTATTGCCGTCCCAGCGCACCGACCCGCAGACCGGGCAGCACGCAACGCCACCGCTGCCGGTGCCCTTCCCGCGCACCGGCCAGGGCGGCGAACCCCACCTCAACCTGCCCGACGCGATCACCGGCGTCCCCGGGGATTCCCGCTATCCCTACCGCGAGCCGCTGCCCGCCCCTCAGCCCGGCGGTCCACCGCCGGGACCGCCCGCGCCCGACGAGCCAACTGCCACATCGGCAGGAGGAGGTC